One Streptomyces fagopyri DNA window includes the following coding sequences:
- a CDS encoding polyprenyl synthetase family protein produces the protein MRLVKLTMTRGDRVLGWTIETCAPELRRWIEALGGTASRITAYQFGWSDDYTANPRHGGKHIRAALALLCARAAGSDPRRALPAAAAVEMVHALSLLYDDVLDSDDIRRHRPTAWRVFGRGPVTGAADGLIFLAFEAFSGSDGPPEIARAASVSLFETLVQLAIGESLDLLFEERRHVEIAECAEMISGKTASLFSCACRLGALFGHADDTDIRRFASFGHDLGMLYQLEDDLLGIWGDSNLTGKPVFMDLNRRKMSMPVVAALASGTPAAKELADRYALPPGEDLREEGEKLAALIEEAGGRQWTNRVAGAYLDAAMRWLKELRVRADVEREDIDDLEAICDLMVNRSR, from the coding sequence ATGAGGCTGGTCAAGTTGACGATGACAAGAGGCGACAGAGTTCTCGGCTGGACAATCGAAACATGTGCTCCCGAATTGCGCCGGTGGATCGAGGCATTGGGTGGAACTGCGAGCCGGATCACGGCCTATCAGTTTGGTTGGTCCGACGACTACACGGCGAACCCGCGCCATGGCGGCAAGCACATAAGAGCGGCGCTAGCGCTGCTCTGTGCACGCGCTGCGGGCAGCGACCCCCGCCGGGCTCTGCCGGCAGCGGCAGCTGTCGAAATGGTGCACGCCCTATCGCTGCTCTACGACGACGTTCTTGATTCCGACGATATCCGACGGCATCGCCCTACGGCGTGGCGAGTTTTCGGCCGCGGACCCGTAACAGGCGCAGCCGACGGTTTGATATTCCTCGCCTTTGAAGCATTTTCCGGATCTGACGGACCTCCTGAAATCGCCCGAGCGGCGTCGGTCAGTTTGTTCGAAACACTCGTCCAGTTGGCGATAGGCGAGAGTCTCGATCTCCTTTTCGAAGAAAGGCGACATGTGGAGATAGCAGAATGTGCGGAAATGATCTCGGGCAAGACAGCATCCCTGTTCTCCTGCGCCTGTCGGCTGGGTGCGTTGTTCGGCCACGCCGACGACACCGACATCAGGAGGTTCGCCTCCTTCGGTCACGACCTCGGCATGTTATACCAACTGGAGGACGACCTCCTCGGAATCTGGGGCGACAGTAATCTCACTGGAAAGCCGGTCTTCATGGACCTTAATCGCCGCAAGATGTCCATGCCGGTCGTCGCCGCACTGGCGTCGGGTACTCCGGCCGCGAAGGAACTCGCAGATCGGTATGCCCTTCCCCCGGGCGAGGACCTGCGTGAAGAGGGCGAAAAGCTGGCAGCATTGATCGAAGAGGCAGGTGGCAGACAATGGACGAACCGAGTGGCAGGCGCATATCTGGACGCCGCCATGCGATGGCTCAAGGAGCTCCGCGTGCGAGCTGACGTGGAGCGAGAGGACATCGACGATCTGGAAGCAATTTGTGATCTGATGGTGAATCGGTCTCGCTGA
- a CDS encoding hydroxysqualene dehydroxylase: MVITYAPAPMRARSSRVGTPGTGRWWIGTWRPADDGARGPDRSRPAVVAPLFLSEVVSKRLHGLAYIVRTRAGRQKTVAVLGGGVAGLTAAMELNERGYDVTVFEPAGWGGKARSTSLPGTGIGGRLDLPAEHGFRFFPSFYKSLPDTMRRIPYRNLSDGVHGNLCEAPEVMLARSGRVGERMIDVSTETGPRNPAQILRSLGLELGNGKGLSPELLYFANRVMVYMSSSEERRLGQWENMSWWEFTRAAQASEEYRKLCVVGVTRMVVAARAEASSTHTVGGFIEAMVHGFLGQGEAAADRVLNAPTNTAWIDPWTDCLTGRGVRLEFGYRAERLTVRNGQIKGVTLRDSLGRVRQLESDWYVCALPVERVRGLLERGLAQADHRLTTVSDLHTDWMVGIQFYLRERTPIAHGHVIYLDSPWALTSISQAQFWNVHFPSTYGDGTVEDCLSVDISAWDTPGILYGKPARECTRAEVAAEVWAQLSEALDDGSKSVAKSSLVHSWHLDPAVHGLDGPGPAWNEEPLMINTKGSWRLRPQAATGASNLFMAGDYVRCPVNLATMEGANQSGRAAVNALLTAANDPAPPAVVHAPYEPEQLRRLKEVDAQLYSQGRAHVFDTPAPWEKIKDRLPTPRDEVRFEVQRTSAPTPRPYGN; encoded by the coding sequence ATGGTGATCACGTATGCGCCCGCACCGATGCGGGCGCGGTCGTCGAGGGTCGGCACTCCTGGGACCGGGCGCTGGTGGATCGGGACCTGGCGGCCCGCCGACGACGGCGCGCGCGGTCCCGATCGATCTCGCCCAGCCGTTGTCGCTCCTCTCTTTTTGTCGGAAGTGGTTAGTAAGCGACTTCATGGATTGGCTTACATAGTGAGAACGAGAGCTGGACGGCAGAAGACAGTAGCTGTTCTGGGAGGGGGGGTAGCGGGGCTCACTGCCGCCATGGAGCTGAACGAAAGAGGATATGACGTCACGGTATTCGAACCTGCAGGGTGGGGAGGCAAAGCCCGCAGCACCTCCCTTCCTGGGACGGGCATAGGCGGGCGTCTCGATCTCCCAGCTGAGCATGGATTCCGATTTTTCCCGAGCTTCTATAAAAGCCTTCCAGACACGATGCGCCGCATACCGTATCGCAACCTCTCTGACGGCGTGCACGGAAATCTTTGCGAAGCACCCGAGGTGATGCTCGCACGTTCAGGCAGGGTCGGCGAGAGAATGATCGACGTATCGACTGAAACAGGTCCCCGAAATCCGGCGCAGATCCTGCGGTCACTTGGCTTGGAACTTGGAAATGGAAAGGGGCTCAGCCCTGAACTGCTGTACTTCGCGAACCGTGTCATGGTCTACATGTCCAGCAGTGAAGAACGCCGTCTGGGTCAGTGGGAAAATATGTCGTGGTGGGAATTTACCCGAGCCGCGCAAGCCTCGGAGGAATACCGGAAGCTCTGTGTTGTGGGTGTTACGCGTATGGTCGTTGCCGCTCGGGCCGAGGCAAGTAGCACCCACACGGTAGGGGGATTCATCGAAGCCATGGTGCACGGGTTTCTGGGGCAGGGGGAAGCCGCGGCAGACCGCGTTTTAAATGCTCCTACGAACACCGCGTGGATAGACCCGTGGACCGACTGCCTGACTGGTCGAGGCGTGCGTCTCGAGTTTGGATATAGGGCCGAACGTCTGACCGTCCGAAACGGACAGATTAAGGGAGTGACTCTACGAGATTCTCTGGGCCGCGTCCGTCAATTGGAGTCTGACTGGTACGTCTGCGCTTTGCCTGTGGAACGAGTTCGAGGCTTGCTGGAACGCGGACTCGCCCAGGCCGACCATCGACTCACTACCGTGTCTGATTTGCATACGGACTGGATGGTCGGGATCCAGTTCTACCTCAGGGAACGCACTCCCATAGCCCACGGTCATGTAATTTACCTCGACTCGCCCTGGGCCCTGACGTCCATCAGTCAGGCACAGTTCTGGAACGTTCATTTTCCCTCCACATACGGTGATGGGACTGTCGAAGACTGCCTGTCCGTCGATATCTCGGCATGGGACACTCCCGGAATTTTGTACGGAAAGCCAGCACGGGAATGCACACGGGCCGAGGTTGCAGCAGAGGTCTGGGCTCAGCTTAGTGAGGCGCTGGATGACGGGAGCAAGAGTGTAGCGAAATCGTCTTTGGTGCACTCCTGGCACCTAGACCCGGCGGTACACGGTCTGGACGGCCCAGGCCCGGCCTGGAACGAAGAACCTCTGATGATCAATACGAAGGGATCCTGGCGGTTGAGGCCGCAAGCCGCCACCGGAGCATCCAACCTGTTCATGGCCGGAGACTACGTAAGGTGCCCGGTGAATCTTGCCACGATGGAGGGTGCGAACCAGAGCGGCCGTGCTGCGGTTAACGCACTGCTGACTGCGGCGAACGACCCAGCTCCTCCGGCCGTGGTGCATGCACCGTACGAGCCCGAACAACTACGCCGGCTCAAAGAGGTGGACGCTCAGCTCTACTCCCAAGGAAGGGCACATGTCTTCGACACGCCGGCGCCTTGGGAAAAAATAAAAGACAGACTACCGACTCCGCGCGATGAGGTCAGATTTGAGGTCCAAAGGACATCTGCGCCAACACCGCGGCCGTACGGGAATTGA
- a CDS encoding glycosyl hydrolase — protein sequence MWLTEYGLIDFSRPTPRYPGEQEQTAFITSSTQMLDSLGFVERYAWFTLSTRTSPTGLHDGTTANASGRTYHDELTRELNSRHLRPLVLETAATDRSSAQTVSRSSASATARPRRSSSAARTACCCGEPRSSSVSPLQARTGPRTAKRMEAS from the coding sequence ATCTGGCTGACCGAGTACGGCCTGATCGACTTCTCCCGGCCCACTCCCCGCTACCCCGGCGAGCAGGAACAGACCGCCTTCATCACGTCGTCGACACAGATGCTTGACAGCCTGGGCTTCGTGGAGCGCTACGCCTGGTTCACCCTCTCCACGCGGACCAGCCCGACCGGCCTCCACGACGGTACGACCGCCAACGCCAGCGGCCGTACGTACCACGACGAGCTGACCCGGGAGTTGAACTCTCGTCATCTTCGGCCCCTTGTACTGGAAACGGCAGCCACGGACCGCTCCTCAGCCCAGACCGTGTCGAGGAGCTCGGCGAGTGCGACAGCGCGCCCCCGACGGAGCAGCAGCGCCGCCAGGACGGCCTGCTGCTGTGGCGAACCAAGGTCCAGTTCCGTTTCGCCGCTCCAGGCTCGGACCGGCCCCAGGACGGCGAAACGCATGGAAGCTTCATAG
- a CDS encoding glycosyl hydrolase has protein sequence MIWGPGSVTDAELNATTQGGTIELLGCNEHDNAGQSKMTPKQALNRWPKSEAAGLRLGAPAVAANAELGGGWLDRFMKGAAIRHLRVAFIPRHWHGSASARTPRTSCAAICKPSGTATTGRSG, from the coding sequence ATGATCTGGGGCCCAGGCTCCGTCACCGACGCCGAATTGAACGCTACGACCCAGGGCGGCACCATCGAACTGCTCGGCTGCAACGAGCACGACAACGCAGGACAGTCCAAAATGACGCCCAAGCAAGCCCTCAACCGGTGGCCCAAGTCGGAGGCCGCAGGCCTGCGCCTGGGCGCACCTGCGGTCGCCGCAAACGCCGAATTGGGCGGCGGCTGGCTGGACCGCTTCATGAAGGGAGCCGCCATCCGCCACCTGCGCGTCGCCTTCATCCCGCGGCACTGGCACGGCTCCGCTTCGGCCCGGACGCCGCGAACCAGCTGCGCGGCTATCTGTAAGCCGTCTGGGACCGCGACCACAGGCCGATCTGGCTGA
- a CDS encoding DUF4913 domain-containing protein, with amino-acid sequence MSTTQTEKPDVPAAGGNAPPGEKPSAGGDDAAPREKPLSPPQFILYLEGPAYANSLRQLTLWTHHVLLPVYGREITSTAPWCGRWWEHPEAVAQLHSLWLAWGELTGPGSAVVGPATWHRDYLTTAMTALRDPQGPFAGCKPGMHRPKEAPKVDAMDPFGPPPPPPA; translated from the coding sequence ATGTCGACCACACAGACGGAGAAGCCCGACGTCCCAGCAGCCGGAGGCAACGCACCTCCCGGCGAGAAACCCAGTGCCGGCGGGGACGACGCGGCTCCTCGGGAAAAACCCCTGTCGCCACCGCAGTTCATCCTCTATCTGGAGGGGCCCGCCTACGCCAACTCGCTGCGCCAGCTGACCCTGTGGACGCACCACGTGCTACTCCCCGTCTACGGCAGGGAGATCACGTCGACGGCGCCTTGGTGCGGGCGCTGGTGGGAGCACCCCGAAGCGGTCGCGCAACTCCACTCCCTGTGGCTCGCGTGGGGTGAACTGACCGGCCCGGGTTCCGCGGTGGTCGGTCCCGCCACCTGGCACCGTGACTATCTGACGACCGCCATGACCGCCCTGCGAGACCCTCAGGGCCCCTTCGCCGGATGCAAGCCAGGCATGCATCGCCCGAAAGAAGCGCCCAAGGTCGACGCCATGGATCCGTTCGGGCCGCCTCCTCCACCCCCGGCGTGA
- a CDS encoding C40 family peptidase, protein MRRPLRTHSHRAAAAVALACVLTAVSQQGARADPQTLTEVQDKLESLYHQAEVATDKYDAADVKVKAQQSRVASLNSRVRTAEGKLTRLNSYAGAAARAQYRGGGMPAELQFALAGDPEQALNNGVVALQAQQKTQNLVTDLKTTKSVLRRRTDEAAAELKRLRASRRTMATQRTTIERHITEAKALESSLAAKERARLADLEKQRSEQAQAEWERTGILKKIGTEATPAGKKAIAFASRQIGKPYVWGAEGPDSYDCSGLTSQAWLAAGVTIPRTSEMQWAQLKHIPIVDMRPGDLIIYFSDASHVAIYVGRGNIISAPRPGRYVYESPAASMRILGVVRPDA, encoded by the coding sequence ATGAGACGGCCTCTGCGCACCCACAGCCACCGGGCGGCGGCAGCCGTCGCCCTGGCCTGCGTCCTGACGGCGGTGAGCCAACAGGGCGCCCGAGCCGACCCTCAGACCCTCACCGAGGTACAGGACAAGCTGGAGAGCCTGTACCACCAGGCGGAGGTGGCGACCGACAAGTACGACGCGGCCGACGTCAAGGTGAAGGCACAGCAGAGCCGTGTCGCCTCACTCAACTCCCGGGTCCGCACGGCCGAGGGGAAACTGACTCGCCTCAACTCCTACGCCGGAGCGGCGGCCAGGGCCCAGTACCGGGGCGGCGGCATGCCCGCCGAGCTCCAGTTCGCCCTGGCGGGCGACCCCGAACAGGCCCTCAACAACGGGGTGGTGGCGCTCCAGGCCCAGCAGAAGACACAGAACCTCGTCACCGATCTGAAGACGACGAAGTCCGTCCTGCGCCGCCGCACGGACGAGGCGGCGGCCGAACTGAAGCGACTACGGGCGAGCCGCCGCACGATGGCGACACAGCGCACGACGATCGAGCGGCACATCACCGAGGCGAAGGCGCTGGAATCCTCGCTCGCGGCCAAGGAGCGGGCCCGCCTCGCCGACCTGGAGAAGCAGCGGTCGGAACAGGCCCAGGCCGAGTGGGAGAGGACAGGCATCCTCAAGAAGATCGGCACCGAGGCGACGCCCGCCGGTAAGAAGGCCATCGCCTTCGCCAGCCGACAGATCGGCAAGCCCTACGTCTGGGGTGCCGAGGGCCCCGACTCCTACGACTGCTCCGGCCTCACCAGCCAGGCGTGGCTGGCTGCGGGCGTCACGATCCCCCGAACGTCGGAGATGCAGTGGGCCCAGCTGAAGCACATCCCGATCGTGGACATGCGCCCGGGGGACCTGATCATCTACTTCTCCGACGCGAGCCATGTGGCCATCTACGTCGGGCGAGGGAACATCATCTCCGCGCCGCGGCCGGGGCGGTACGTGTACGAGTCCCCGGCGGCCTCGATGCGGATTCTGGGGGTGGTACGGCCCGACGCGTGA
- a CDS encoding DUF418 domain-containing protein has translation MVTACSAHGPLDSRWFLVGHAVSPLTAPALTASYACGLLLLLTGARPAAARVLVASGRMVLTPYLSQSLALAFVLTGHSLGRHDRVGTAVVLAGCALPHGSQLTLESRLMERVRYGPAELVLRTVTLGRRPGRSPSPGSGPAAAEPLRVP, from the coding sequence GTGGTCACCGCCTGCTCTGCGCACGGGCCGCTGGACAGCCGCTGGTTCCTGGTCGGACACGCGGTGTCGCCGCTGACCGCGCCCGCGCTGACGGCGTCGTACGCCTGCGGCCTACTCCTGCTGCTCACGGGCGCGCGCCCGGCGGCGGCGCGGGTGCTGGTCGCCTCCGGGCGCATGGTCCTCACCCCGTACCTCTCGCAGTCGCTGGCCCTCGCGTTCGTCCTCACCGGTCACAGCCTCGGGCGACACGACCGGGTCGGCACCGCCGTCGTCCTGGCCGGGTGTGCGCTGCCCCACGGCAGCCAACTCACCCTGGAATCAAGGCTGATGGAGCGAGTGCGGTACGGGCCGGCCGAGCTGGTGCTGCGGACCGTCACGCTCGGACGGCGCCCCGGTCGCTCTCCTTCCCCAGGCTCAGGCCCGGCAGCAGCCGAGCCGCTGCGCGTTCCGTGA
- a CDS encoding type IV secretory system conjugative DNA transfer family protein encodes MDGVSGPRGTDPGDQVQWAVAALAAFGILAFTMVWAGGTFGAGLAGYGWDAPPFALSTVSTLLSAGPAALWPGAPAAVTYAGMFGVLTMVSVSVVLVINLFMDRGRAPKGLAGKRELAAMCPQGIEARARELRPTLKGRERLHPDETGNLLGDLDPKGPELRSSYEDVELDLMAPRAGKSTGIAVPRVLRAQGAVLLTSNKSDVYAVTRAQREKAGTVWTFDPQGIAHAPRAMWWNILGECHTIEGARRMAGHFVASVNDDTAKKDFWISAAQNTLTALFLAAARGRAPLTEVLAWLADPADRTPIDLLREVGLVAMAEQLQGTVRGAVETRDGIYETARQTAACLLDPEILAWVTPDPHLPEFRPHEHVLGTDTLYLLSKDGGGSAAGVIAGLADATMRAGVVAAERMGGRLDPPLTAVLDEAANVCRISDLPDLYSHFGSRGINVVTLLQSYRQGARVWGEVGMDALWSAATVKLLGAGLDDADFVQKISTLVGQHDVRTPSISRSKDGTSRSYSYRQESVLPPDRIRALPKGTALLLATGVKPALIRLRPWYKEPGAAEISAAAKAETAAITERAAARLLPGLSLGKESDRGAVRA; translated from the coding sequence GTGGACGGCGTGAGCGGACCCCGCGGCACCGACCCCGGTGACCAGGTGCAGTGGGCCGTCGCCGCGCTGGCCGCGTTCGGCATCCTCGCGTTCACCATGGTCTGGGCCGGCGGGACCTTCGGCGCCGGTCTCGCCGGCTACGGCTGGGACGCCCCGCCGTTCGCCCTGTCCACCGTCTCCACCCTGCTCTCCGCCGGGCCGGCCGCGCTGTGGCCGGGCGCCCCGGCCGCCGTGACCTACGCGGGCATGTTCGGTGTGCTGACGATGGTGTCCGTCTCTGTCGTCCTCGTCATCAACCTCTTCATGGACCGCGGCAGGGCACCCAAGGGCCTCGCCGGGAAGCGTGAACTCGCCGCCATGTGCCCCCAGGGCATCGAGGCCCGCGCCCGCGAACTGCGCCCCACCCTCAAGGGCCGCGAAAGGCTCCACCCCGACGAGACCGGCAACCTCCTCGGCGACCTCGACCCCAAGGGCCCCGAACTGCGCAGCAGTTACGAGGACGTGGAGCTCGACCTGATGGCGCCCCGGGCCGGCAAGTCCACCGGCATCGCCGTGCCCCGGGTGCTGCGCGCCCAGGGCGCCGTCCTGCTGACCTCGAACAAGTCCGACGTGTACGCCGTCACCCGCGCCCAGCGGGAAAAGGCGGGCACGGTATGGACGTTCGACCCGCAGGGCATCGCCCACGCCCCGCGCGCCATGTGGTGGAACATCCTCGGCGAGTGCCACACCATCGAGGGCGCCCGCCGGATGGCCGGTCACTTCGTGGCGTCCGTCAACGACGACACCGCGAAGAAGGACTTCTGGATCTCGGCCGCCCAGAACACCCTCACCGCGCTGTTCCTGGCCGCCGCCCGCGGCCGGGCCCCGCTGACCGAAGTGTTGGCCTGGCTCGCCGATCCCGCCGACCGCACCCCCATCGACCTGCTCCGCGAGGTCGGACTCGTCGCGATGGCCGAGCAGTTGCAGGGCACCGTGCGCGGCGCGGTGGAGACCCGGGACGGCATCTACGAGACCGCCCGCCAGACCGCGGCCTGCCTCCTCGACCCCGAGATCCTCGCGTGGGTCACCCCCGACCCGCACCTCCCGGAGTTCCGCCCGCACGAGCACGTCCTGGGCACCGACACCCTCTACCTGCTGTCCAAGGACGGCGGCGGTTCGGCGGCCGGTGTCATCGCGGGTCTCGCCGACGCGACGATGCGGGCGGGTGTCGTGGCCGCCGAGCGGATGGGCGGCCGGCTCGACCCGCCGCTGACCGCGGTCCTCGACGAGGCGGCCAACGTGTGCCGCATCTCCGATCTCCCCGACCTGTACTCCCACTTCGGCTCGCGCGGCATCAACGTCGTGACCCTGCTCCAGAGTTACCGTCAGGGCGCCCGGGTGTGGGGCGAGGTCGGCATGGACGCGCTGTGGAGCGCGGCGACCGTCAAACTCCTCGGCGCGGGCCTGGACGACGCCGACTTCGTGCAGAAGATCTCCACCCTGGTCGGACAGCACGACGTGAGGACCCCGAGCATCTCCCGCAGCAAGGACGGCACTTCACGCTCGTACTCCTACCGCCAGGAGTCCGTCCTGCCGCCCGACCGGATCCGCGCCCTGCCCAAGGGCACCGCCCTGCTCCTCGCCACCGGCGTCAAACCGGCCCTGATCCGGCTGCGCCCCTGGTACAAGGAGCCCGGCGCCGCCGAGATCTCGGCGGCGGCGAAGGCGGAGACGGCGGCGATCACGGAACGCGCAGCGGCTCGGCTGCTGCCGGGCCTGAGCCTGGGGAAGGAGAGCGACCGGGGCGCCGTCCGAGCGTGA
- a CDS encoding ATP/GTP-binding protein, with translation MWRATTVQACGMWPFAAGSGSPMTGVPLGQHLFTGATVCGDPLNWFTRARYISNPSLFMLGMPGLGKSTLVNRMLIGLAATGVVPLVLGDLKPDYADTVRALGGQVISIGRGRGGINVLDPGAMGEAAARIGGDAGEVLKAEAHGRVLNMVAALITIVRGRPMDDHEQSVLSAVLHHLRERTPPGRAVLLPDVLRVLTEGPDRVRAVTLDRGSDTRYRDAVDPLHRSLLGILDGPLGDTFASETSTRIDANAPAVCIDISGIGEADTQLTAAAMLAAWSDGLGAVAASHALADAGLAPRRWFFTVLDELWRPLRAASGIVDRIDALTRLNRSLGLGDAKITHTLKDAEALGTDADRAKARGFVERAGMVVCAGLPKTEMEDLGKVVGLSRREIDLVSSWSSPPGWGVRGEDDEPPGRGRFLIKVGGRPGIPIKVAITDAERELHNTNTRWTTNEAAVERAAARIAREVARPAQEGPPPALAGGPAALALPGDPGFPAVEASAGGWTA, from the coding sequence ATGTGGCGTGCCACCACCGTGCAGGCCTGCGGCATGTGGCCGTTCGCCGCGGGTTCGGGCTCGCCCATGACCGGAGTGCCGCTCGGCCAGCACCTGTTCACCGGCGCCACGGTCTGCGGCGACCCGCTGAACTGGTTCACCCGGGCCCGCTACATCTCCAACCCCTCCCTGTTCATGCTCGGCATGCCGGGCCTGGGCAAGTCCACCCTCGTCAACCGGATGCTGATCGGGCTCGCCGCGACCGGTGTCGTCCCGCTCGTCCTCGGCGACCTCAAGCCCGACTACGCCGACACCGTCCGCGCGCTCGGCGGCCAGGTCATCTCCATCGGCCGCGGCCGGGGCGGCATCAACGTCCTGGACCCGGGCGCCATGGGGGAGGCCGCCGCGAGGATCGGCGGCGACGCCGGCGAGGTCCTGAAGGCGGAGGCCCACGGCCGGGTGCTGAACATGGTCGCTGCCCTCATCACCATCGTGCGCGGCCGGCCCATGGACGACCACGAGCAGTCCGTGCTCTCCGCCGTCCTGCACCACCTGCGCGAACGCACCCCGCCCGGCCGCGCCGTGCTGCTGCCCGACGTGCTGCGGGTCCTCACCGAGGGCCCCGACCGGGTCCGCGCGGTCACTCTGGACCGAGGGTCCGACACCCGCTACCGAGACGCCGTCGACCCGCTGCACCGCTCCCTGCTCGGCATTCTCGACGGCCCGCTCGGCGACACCTTCGCCTCCGAGACGTCCACCCGGATCGACGCGAACGCGCCCGCCGTGTGCATCGACATCTCCGGCATCGGCGAGGCCGACACCCAGCTCACCGCCGCCGCGATGCTCGCCGCGTGGTCCGACGGCCTCGGCGCGGTCGCCGCCTCGCACGCCCTCGCGGACGCCGGACTCGCGCCCCGGCGCTGGTTCTTCACCGTCCTCGACGAGCTGTGGCGCCCGTTGCGTGCCGCCTCCGGCATCGTCGACCGTATCGACGCCCTCACCCGCCTCAACCGCTCCCTCGGCCTGGGCGACGCCAAGATCACCCACACCCTCAAGGACGCCGAGGCCCTCGGCACCGACGCCGACCGCGCCAAGGCGCGCGGCTTCGTCGAGCGGGCCGGCATGGTCGTCTGCGCCGGACTGCCGAAGACCGAGATGGAGGACCTCGGCAAGGTCGTCGGACTCTCCCGCCGCGAGATCGACCTCGTGTCGTCCTGGTCCTCGCCGCCCGGCTGGGGCGTGCGGGGCGAGGACGACGAACCTCCGGGCCGCGGCCGTTTCCTCATCAAGGTCGGTGGCCGCCCCGGCATCCCGATCAAGGTCGCCATCACCGACGCCGAACGCGAACTGCACAACACCAACACCCGCTGGACGACCAACGAGGCGGCCGTCGAGCGGGCCGCCGCCCGCATCGCCCGGGAGGTCGCGCGGCCCGCCCAGGAAGGGCCGCCGCCGGCACTCGCGGGCGGCCCGGCCGCCCTCGCCCTCCCCGGCGACCCGGGCTTCCCCGCCGTGGAGGCGTCGGCCGGGGGGTGGACGGCGTGA
- a CDS encoding SCO6880 family protein, whose amino-acid sequence MSTEAVSHPTYGNWRRPRRAGLGPLGLVGTFVIFGGLVATLLASLISLYAALVVFVPVVLFLIPLTIRTQDGRNVYQLFALRVGWWRRKAAGSHLYVSGPLSARPGGRFRPPGLLNKVTASEGRDAYDRPFGILHHPQRDLYTIVLGCDPDGGSLIDPDQVDVWVALWGEWLARLSHEPGLKGATVIVETAPDPGTRLAHEVLPRIHPDAPAAARAVMEEVVDNYPSASSEMHTYVTLTYGNPAGQRRRKEDVMTELAIRIPGLLSGLAAAGGGAAYPLSVERIAEVVRVAYDPAVAADVLNARAQDGGTGLEWDDAGPAAAVETVNAYQHDSGVSRTWMLTLAPRGTVRSSVLRGMLEAAPGTRRKRVALVYRAIDPATSARIVEADRRSAQFMATSGKGMVQARAASEVRAAEQTAAEEAAGAGLVEFSLMLTVTVDNVEELADASVTVRNLTAASRVLMRPADRMQAAAFSCTLPAGILPWEQTLVPYELQEAL is encoded by the coding sequence ATGTCCACGGAAGCCGTCTCCCATCCGACCTACGGGAACTGGCGCAGGCCGAGGCGCGCGGGGCTCGGACCGCTCGGACTCGTCGGCACCTTCGTGATCTTCGGGGGTCTCGTCGCCACCCTGCTGGCGTCACTGATCTCGCTGTACGCGGCGCTCGTCGTGTTCGTTCCGGTCGTGCTCTTCCTCATCCCACTGACCATCCGCACCCAGGACGGCCGCAACGTCTACCAGCTGTTCGCGCTGCGCGTCGGCTGGTGGCGCCGGAAGGCCGCGGGCTCGCACCTCTACGTCTCCGGCCCGCTGTCAGCGCGGCCCGGCGGCCGGTTCCGCCCGCCGGGGCTGCTCAACAAGGTCACCGCGAGCGAGGGCCGTGACGCCTACGACCGTCCGTTCGGGATCCTGCACCACCCGCAGCGTGACCTGTACACGATCGTCCTGGGCTGCGATCCCGACGGTGGTTCGCTCATCGACCCGGACCAGGTCGACGTGTGGGTCGCGCTGTGGGGCGAGTGGCTGGCCCGGCTCTCCCACGAACCCGGTCTGAAGGGCGCCACCGTGATCGTGGAGACCGCCCCCGACCCTGGCACCCGGCTCGCCCACGAGGTGCTCCCGCGCATCCACCCCGACGCGCCGGCCGCCGCCCGCGCCGTGATGGAGGAGGTCGTCGACAACTACCCGAGCGCCTCTTCCGAGATGCACACCTACGTCACCCTCACCTACGGCAACCCGGCGGGCCAGCGGCGCAGGAAGGAGGACGTGATGACCGAACTGGCCATCCGCATCCCCGGCCTGCTCAGCGGGCTCGCCGCGGCCGGCGGCGGTGCCGCCTACCCGCTGTCGGTCGAGCGGATCGCCGAGGTCGTCCGGGTGGCCTACGACCCCGCCGTCGCCGCCGACGTCCTCAACGCCCGCGCCCAGGACGGCGGTACGGGCCTGGAGTGGGACGACGCCGGCCCCGCCGCCGCCGTCGAGACCGTGAACGCCTACCAGCACGACTCCGGTGTGTCCCGGACCTGGATGCTGACCCTGGCACCCCGCGGCACCGTCCGCTCCTCGGTGCTGCGCGGCATGCTGGAGGCCGCCCCCGGCACCCGGCGTAAGCGGGTCGCCCTGGTCTACCGGGCCATCGACCCCGCCACCTCGGCCCGGATTGTCGAGGCGGACCGGCGCAGCGCCCAGTTCATGGCCACGTCCGGCAAGGGCATGGTCCAGGCGCGCGCGGCCTCCGAGGTGCGGGCGGCCGAACAGACCGCCGCCGAGGAGGCGGCCGGCGCCGGGCTCGTGGAGTTCTCGCTGATGCTGACGGTCACCGTCGACAACGTGGAGGAACTGGCCGACGCCAGTGTCACCGTACGCAACCTGACCGCCGCGTCCCGGGTGCTGATGCGTCCCGCCGACCGGATGCAGGCAGCCGCGTTCAGCTGCACCCTGCCCGCCGGAATCCTTCCGTGGGAACAGACCCTCGTCCCGTACGAACTCCAGGAGGCGCTGTGA